The genome window GTGCGGTGACTTTGATCTTTCACTTTTGGATTAGCTTTTAGACTTTACACTTTGCCCACCATTTAAATGGAGGTCTTTCATCATttcctcttttcttttgttttgctttcctcctcctccctttctcttctcctctgaagCCCACAgtgttctctcttcctcttccaccaccctcctcactctttctttaaccccctctctctccttcttctccctctcatttGATCTaactcctcctttctcctcctctttgagGATGTTACACATCAGGATCTGATTGTTTTGTAGTTATTTAAATATCTGAATATTGGTTTCATATTAGAGTGTTAAacttctttctccttctcctcgtcctctgtctctcacacagagGTCTCGGACTGGACTCTCAGAATGAAGCGGTGGCTTTTCGGGCTTACAAACTTCTCCCCCAGCTGAAGGAAAGGAAGGGGTGTTGCCGTGACAACCAGGGAAAACTGTGGACGGTGCAAAGAGAAGACCACACCCCCGTAGAGGGAGGAGGTGACGGACAGCTCGCTCTGAAGTGTCCATCCGCACTCCTGCCTCCTGCTGGACACAGCTTGGTACTGCAGCGTTGGGCCTGGGCTCAGGTAGCGCTCCAGAAaggcctgagagagagacagagagagacagagagaaacagagagagagagagagagagagagagagagaggcaaggtgGACAAAGGGGAAGCAagcaagagaaggagagatgtcACACTGTCCACACAACTTTCTTACAAGGCTAAAACACAATAACACTAAAATGGCATATGGCAGGGGTGGCAAACCTGCAGCTCACGAGCCGCATGCAGCCCTTTACCTCCTCTTGTGCGGCTCGCtgctgctcaaatatgttctcACTTCTCCTTGAACTTaagagtttatttatttttgaaataTATTTCTGATAAATGCATTTCATTATTTGACAGTACTGTCAACAGTTAGGCTACCAATGATTAGACTTAGATTAGAAAAATAATTTTACAGTCATGTGATGGATAGGAATCTGACCACAAAAgaaacataagcacacacatttGTTTCGTTAGCCAGATACTGTTGCAATCAGGAAAATATAGCCTGAAGCTAAGTGCAAATCGAGGAACACAGGACAGTCAAAAGGAGGATTTGTCGTTTTGTAGCATAACGTGTCTGTAACCAAAATACCACCACAAAAAAAGGAAGGCTATTTAAAAGTCAGTCAGAGAAGCAGACTCGTTTTCTTTTTGttcattttcttttaaaaatgaacagAACATGGTCGCATTGGTATCATATCAGTTGTTATATTGGAGCATCGCTCATGCTAATAAGTCATTcagtgaggggggatttgtgaTGTGTATCAGATATTTTTGTTGCTTGCTACTCATTCTTGAAAATTATCATTTGTAGCATCTGCCAAGTGaaatgaaaaagagaagaggTATTTAAACGGTAACCCTATGTCTCATTAGGCCTATAAGTCTctgttgctgttgtaatgtgGGCTCTTGTGTTGTGTGGCTCTTTTGagtggtgtgttttttttttttggctcttcATGATGGACTGGTTAGCCACACCTGGCATATGGTGATCAACAAGCATTACACCAGCACATTCAAAGAATGTCGTCAAAATGTTGTGTCCCCATTGCCCTTTAAGAATCAATCCTCTCTGGACCATCACTATAGCAACCCCTACCCCAACACCAAATTacaagaaagggagggagagaggggtggacaCAGGGGTGGACAGAAAGAGGAACCCAATAACAAGGATAGAGAGgtgaggacagagagaagaggatagagaggtgaggacagagagaagaggatagagaggtgaggatagagagaagaggatagagaggtgAGGATAGAGAGGTGAGGATAGAGAGgtgaggacagagagaagagaaagagagagagggaaaggagagtaaggagatggaggtggagaaagagagagagggaatggagagtaaggagatggagggggagaaagagagagaaaaagacaataTAAGGAAGGATAGTAAAAACCGAAAGAGATAACATTCAGAATGAGGAGGAAGAGTGGCAgttaagagacagagaaagagagagagagaaaggaagaaagagaaagagaacaaagcTCAGTTTCAGGCTTTAATGTGTTTACAATACAGAAAGTTACACCACAAAGACACATCTGAGAAAgactatatctgtgtgtgtgtttgtgtgtgtgtctcagtccaGCCACAGGAGAGTGGTTGTGTGTACCAATAAAGGTGCGTGGGTGTGCACAAGTTCCGTTTACAGGCTCACCTGTgcaatgcatgtatgtgtgtgtgtgtgtgtatgtgtgtgtgtgtgtgtgtgtgtgtgtgtgtgtatgtctgggcTCACCGGCGGGCTAATGCTGTTTGTGACAaaactgcttgtgtgtgtgtctgtgtgtgtatgtaggtatgtgtgtgtgtgtgtgtgtgtgtgtgtgtgtatgtgtgtgtatgtgtgtgcgtgtgtgtgtgtgtgtgtgtgtgtgtgtgtatgtctgggcTCACCGGCGGGCTAATGCTGTTTGTGACAaaactgcttgtgtgtgtgtctgtgtgtgtatgtaggtatgtgtgtgtgtgtgtgtgtgtgtgtgtgtgcatgtgcgcacaTGGGTGAGGCACAACTGtcggtgtgcatgtgtgtgtgtgtgtgtgtgtgccctctaaTCTCACCTGTGGGCTGAGGTTGTGCGTGAGACAGAACTGCAGGTGTGTGAGGATGGCCTCCATGCTGTGGCAGTGCTGCTGCCTAGTGGTGCGGAGGTACTTCTGCAGCGCTCGGGCCATGGGGGCAAATATGGCTTGTGCCGCCTCACGCGGGTCCAGCGCCCCCTGCTGACGCTTCTGGGCCTCGCCCTCCTCTGCCCGCCTCACCTGTGAGAACGCCTGCTCTACCGCCACCACCAGCCTGGGAGGACACACAACAGCCCCGGTCAGCCAGGCTTCAAAAGAATAGATTCAAAAGAATGCTTCAAAAGAatacatatattatatatatatatatatatcatattataTGTTAGatcaagatatatatatatatatatgtctataTAAAAAAATCATTCAAGACTTGGTCTAACTTTTTGACTCTCCGTGTGCGAGTCCTTCCTGACTGTTGTGAACTCTTACTGTACCTTGACTGCCGCACCAGAACACCCAATGGAGTAAAAAACCAGCGCAGCTCAAGCTGTGTACCACTGACCCCTTCCTCTACTCCTCTCACCTGTTTCCCTCGGTCTCCTTCTTCCCATGGTGAATATTAACAAGCATTTCAAATCATATTTCAATCAGgacactcaactcaactcaactgtcAGCAAAGGTAAACATAGAAGgtacacacacgtcacacacacacacacacacttggtcttGCATTTGCAGGCACGCAGCTTGTAGTCGGCCTGTTTGTAGTAGAGCCTTCCTTAAAGCTGATTATTCAtaaggcaactttttgagcaatgttgtgATGTGCCAGAACAACCACACTCAGGAACCATGGCCAGCATCACTGCTCAAAACATACTGCTCACAACATACTGATCAAAACAGCCTTGTGTGTCATCACCTTTAATCCTTCTTTCTTGCTCCTTCAATGAGGACACTCGTCTCTTTCAGTTAAGACTGTGACCCTACCCCATCCCctaaccacacatacacacacacacacacacacacacacacacctggccttGCGTTTGCGTACGCGGCGCTCGTAGTCAGCCTGTTCGTAGTAGAGCTCGCTGTGGCAGTTTCGTCTCCACTGGGCCGAGGCCATCAGTGCTGGAGGAGGATTCGTGCAGGTGCCCACACTGCTGTTCTCTGCCAACAGTCACCCATCAAGACGTCAGCCAGCCCATCAAACAACAACACATGTCTtatcaaacacacaacaagtaaacaacacacacacaatgcaaacaacacataaacaactaacacacacacacacacaatgcaaactCTTTCCTGTGTCAGACAGTAAATTCAGCAATTGATGCATAAAGGAATAAAGAATTGCAAGCCTGCAGAATCCTGTgtccatgatgtgtgtgtgtgtgtgtgtgtgtgtgtgtgtttgagatagaaagagagagagagagagagagagagagagagagtccttaCCTTCCTCCAGAGAGTAGAGCTTGAAACCGGTCATCTTGCGTGAGAGGATGGCTTTGGGCAGATTGGGCAGGTTGGGGTTGTGGATGGGGAAGTCTCTGTAGTAATGCTCCAGCACCCACACAGCAGCACTCTGAATACTGCACAACAACATCATCattatcttcatcatcatcatcatcattatcaccaCTGCACAGCGACACTCTGAATACTGCacatcatcatcttcttcatcatcatcatcattatcaccaCCACACAGCGGCACTCTGAATACTGTAcaacatcatcttcatcatcataatcttctccatcatcatcttcatcatcatcatcatcatcactatcacCACCACGCAGCGGCACTCTGAATACTGCATCTCTGGAGACAATGGCTGATCTCTGATCTCTCTTTCTGATATCCTCTTTACACTGATACCTCCCAACTTCCATcaccatcagcatcagcatcagcaccacGGCTAACTTCACtagcctcctcatcctccttctACTCATCTTCATCAGCAGACCCTCTTCATCATTCATCTTCTTCTCATCTCTGCTACCATCATCGTCCTCACTTTCAGTTCTGTCACGTTGGAACTTTAGAAGCTGGAAGCTTGTATTTGTCTAGTAAAAAAGATGACCTCTCTGGCAGCTGATGCAGTTGCCCATCAGTTCTCCATATATCCAAGGTTATGTTGTTTACTAAAGTAAAAGTAGGCTACGGGCCAGGCCACTGCTGAAAACAATGGCTGGTCCACAGGGAAATAGACAATAGTTTATTTTCTGCTGATAAGGTTGTTGTGGGTGATTGTGCGTAAGGGAATGCACATCATGCAGTCTGTAAATTTGTCTGTCTCTAAAGTCTGTTTTAGAATCGGCGGCGTAGCCCCACAGAGCCCTGTGTGTTGCCATGTACCCCCTCCAAGCCCTCGGCCGTCGCCTGATGCGCACCTCCAAAGAATTTGCGTCGACGCAGACCGCATGGACTGTGATTGCGCAACTCGCCCTGTGTGTTGATAGCCCACTGTTTCAAGCAGCCCACTGTGGGGAGTAGCAACATGCTAGTTCACTGGCATAAGCTTTGCGAATAGACTAGatcatattttggttacaatgacgggGGTTATGCGTTTGTAAAGTGTCTATTTGTCAGTAACGCTTTAAAATCACACTTCACCAGCAAGCAGTACTTTGTGAGCAGTTGTGGGAAAGTTTGCTTTTACAAAATCTAAAcaagaaaaggccaaacaaataagattaGTATGTCAGCATGGCATTATATGTAGTTCACCATTCTGATTACCAGTCTGTTTCAGTGGTGAGTGAAACAGACACAGGCGACACAGAACTTGGTTGACGCCGGCGTTGAGGCAACGGCGTAGTTATTgccgacgcagaagcataaaacaGCCTTAACACGTCTCACGCTGAAACCACTTCCTCTGCAGCCTTACATTTTGCTAGTAAGGCTGACCAATCTCTGGCTCCATTTGTTCAGACCTTAAGAGTATGACACGATAATGTCCATGATTATCTACAGTCATTACTCACACGGAAAGACACATACAGGACCACCCAATTAACAaagtctcacatacacacacacacacacacacacacacacacacacagacacacacgcacacacacacacacgcacacacacacacacacgcacacacacacagacacacgcacacacacacacacacacacacacacacacacgcacacacacacacacacgcacacacacacacacacacacacacacacacacacacacgcacactcacctAAGGTGTCCCACATTGTAACAGCGACTCTCTCCATCAGTGCTACGCATGACCTTGAGGCAGAAGGCATGCTGGTTCAAGGCCGAGACCTCCAGCAGCATCAGGCCGGCATACTGCAGCCAGAGCAGCGCGTCTGTGCACGCCGTCGCCAATCCCACGATGCCTTGTGGCTCGGCCCCCGGCCTCCACACCCCTCTGACGCCGTAGAGCAGCCAGTGGCAGGCAGCgcacagcagcaccagcacGCGGAGAAGCCAGCGCGGCCGGGACGCACGTGGCACTAAGGCGCCTCCTAGAGGCTCCCGCAGGAACAGTGCCCAGCTggagggcagcagcagcagcagcttcaCGGCCAGAGCCAGGTGGGCCCCATCGCAGAGCTGCGCGCAGAGGCCCTCTGCCGTCAACTCCTCCACTGGGGCCTGGGTGGCATCCAAgaccccctcccccttcccgTCCCCTGACGTCCAGCTCATCCACAGCAGCAGGCGGGGGAGGAGGATGAAGgtgggtggagagaggaggggcggTAGGCCCAGGGCGCAGCCCAGCAGCACCCGGCACAGGGCCGCCAGGCGCCGGCCACCAGGGGGCGACGCGTGGAGTTCCTCGATCTCGTCGCCGCCGCCACCGAGGGCGCTGAGGTTGTCGTCGCGGGAGACACTGCGCTCCGACGTGGCTGTGATGATGGTGGCGTTGTCTGCCCAATGGTCATCCTGCAGAGGGGACAAGAGACAAGAGGAAAGTGATGAACAAACAGAAGGCaacaaagaacaaaacaaaacaaaatgagaaagaaacagaATAAGAGAGTGGaatgtggagagggagagaaatggggCAATGAAGCTGTGACAgaaaatgaattaaaaaaatgtgttggaaagaaagacagaggtgtgtgtgtgtgtgtgtgtgtgtgtgtgtgtgtgtgtgtgtgtgtgtgtgtgataaatgaGTGTGAATTAAACAGGTCAGTTCTAAGAATAGGCCATCAGCTACAGATATCAGAATGTATGTGACAGAGCAGGTGCTGAggactgtgtgaatgtgtgtgtgtatgacatagctggtgcagaggtgtgtgttggtgtgtgtgtgtgtgtgtgtgtgtgtgtgtgtgtgtgtgtgtgtgtgtgtgtgtgtgtgtgtgtgtgtgtgtgtgtgtgtgtgtgtgtgcgccttacCAGAAGTGGGGCACCTTGACTTTGTCCATGCTTTGTCCTGTGTCCcctgctgctctctctgctcttcgACCGCTGATGTCTGTCCCTCCGGTCTCTacagcacaaaacacacacacacacacacacacacacacacacacacacacacacacacacacacacagacatgcataagGCTTCTGGAACAGCACCATTCAACACTGCACtcgatttgtgtgtgtgtgtgtgtgacagtataCACATGGGTATACATATATCTGTGCAGTCTACCTAAATAGGCCAGCATTGTTCTGTTTCATATTAAGACCtatgtgagtctctctctctctttctctctctctctctacgtgcttgtgtgtatgtgtatgtgtgtgtgtgtgtgtgtgtgtgcacttctcATACCTGTGCTTTCTGGAGCTGTGTGAGTGCGATGATCTGTGAGAGTAGCCAGAGTATTGAGACTCGTTGTCCATATTTGGAGTGGGTGGGTCCTACATGCCCCTCCCACAGTATATGGCTCCACCCACCCCTCAGTGAGGGAGAGATGCTCTGAAAGGGAGAATAAGATGTAGATCAAGATAAAGAtgatgacaatgacaatgatGGACTGCCCGCAGCATGTACATCTTAACATGAGCTGGAGCGTCTACAGGTCGTCAAGGCCGAGGGCTGGTGCTCACATCCCAGACCTGAGGACCCATTTTTGGGCAGCTCTCACTCCCAGCACTGGGTCTACTTGCTGGAACTACTCTTGCTTGCCAGGTtatggagagggacagagacag of Alosa sapidissima isolate fAloSap1 chromosome 1, fAloSap1.pri, whole genome shotgun sequence contains these proteins:
- the LOC121714916 gene encoding vang-like protein 2, producing the protein MDNESQYSGYSHRSSHSHSSRKHRDRRDRHQRSKSRESSRGHRTKHGQSQGAPLLDDHWADNATIITATSERSVSRDDNLSALGGGGDEIEELHASPPGGRRLAALCRVLLGCALGLPPLLSPPTFILLPRLLLWMSWTSGDGKGEGVLDATQAPVEELTAEGLCAQLCDGAHLALAVKLLLLLPSSWALFLREPLGGALVPRASRPRWLLRVLVLLCAACHWLLYGVRGVWRPGAEPQGIVGLATACTDALLWLQYAGLMLLEVSALNQHAFCLKVMRSTDGESRCYNVGHLSIQSAAVWVLEHYYRDFPIHNPNLPNLPKAILSRKMTGFKLYSLEEENSSVGTCTNPPPALMASAQWRRNCHSELYYEQADYERRVRKRKARLVVAVEQAFSQVRRAEEGEAQKRQQGALDPREAAQAIFAPMARALQKYLRTTRQQHCHSMEAILTHLQFCLTHNLSPQAFLERYLSPGPTLQYQAVSSRRQECGWTLQSELSVTSSLYGGVVFSLHRPQFSLVVTATPLPFLQLGEKFVSPKSHRFILRVQSETSV